One part of the Dyadobacter sp. 676 genome encodes these proteins:
- a CDS encoding membrane dipeptidase — MFLFDAHLDLSMNAVEWNRDLTQDLYSIRDREKNLTDKPDRGKGVVSFPEMRKGNIGLCVATQIGRYIKPDSKIPGWHSQAQAWAMTQAQVAWYKAMEEAGEMVQITGLAGLRNHLQLWQNAEATDGLPIGYILSLEGADSLVSLKNLETAYGYGLRAIGPAHYGPGVYAYGTDSDAPLSDKGKDLLREMDELDMILDATHLCDTAFWEAMNLYKGPVWASHNLVRAITPHNRQFSDEMIKILLERGAVIGMAFDAWMMIPGWVRGKSTPEGTGLKIEHIVRHIDHICQIAGNALHVGIGSDLDGAYGKEQSPGDLDSIADLQTIPALLAARGYSQEDIERIMWRNWVDFLERNWS, encoded by the coding sequence ATGTTCCTCTTCGACGCACACCTCGACCTTTCCATGAATGCCGTGGAATGGAACCGGGACCTTACCCAGGACCTGTATTCGATCCGCGACCGCGAAAAGAACCTTACCGACAAGCCCGACCGTGGCAAAGGTGTGGTGAGTTTTCCGGAAATGCGCAAAGGCAATATCGGGCTTTGCGTGGCCACGCAGATAGGCCGCTACATTAAACCCGACAGCAAGATCCCCGGCTGGCATTCGCAGGCGCAGGCCTGGGCCATGACGCAGGCGCAGGTTGCCTGGTACAAAGCCATGGAAGAAGCCGGCGAAATGGTACAGATCACCGGCCTTGCCGGGCTCCGCAACCATTTGCAGCTCTGGCAAAACGCAGAAGCGACCGACGGCCTGCCTATCGGCTACATCCTCAGCCTCGAAGGCGCCGACTCGCTTGTGAGCCTCAAGAACCTCGAAACCGCCTATGGTTACGGCTTACGCGCCATCGGGCCCGCGCATTACGGCCCGGGTGTATATGCGTACGGAACGGATTCGGACGCGCCGTTGAGCGACAAGGGCAAAGACCTTCTCCGAGAAATGGACGAGTTGGATATGATCCTGGATGCGACCCATTTATGCGATACGGCGTTCTGGGAAGCAATGAACCTCTACAAAGGACCGGTGTGGGCAAGCCATAACCTCGTGCGCGCGATTACACCGCATAACCGCCAGTTCTCCGACGAGATGATCAAAATACTGCTGGAACGCGGCGCGGTGATCGGAATGGCATTCGACGCGTGGATGATGATACCCGGCTGGGTGCGCGGCAAATCGACGCCGGAGGGTACCGGCCTGAAAATCGAGCATATCGTGCGGCATATCGATCACATTTGCCAGATCGCCGGCAATGCGCTGCATGTGGGGATCGGCTCCGACCTGGATGGTGCGTATGGCAAGGAGCAATCCCCTGGCGACCTCGATTCGATAGCCGACTTGCAAACGATCCCGGCGCTTCTCGCGGCACGCGGCTACTCCCAGGAGGATATCGAACGCATTATGTGGCGCAACTGGGTCGATTTTCTGGAAAGGAACTGGTCTTGA
- a CDS encoding DinB family protein produces the protein MQTVNRKELLQRLDEQVERHIADTVALFQNRDDHFLNLPSDTGGWSIAQCLDHLNSYGRYYLPRIREKLDAAPPAPGEGFTSTWMGAYFTKMMDPQTGKRKYKAIKGYIPSSDLDSAAVISEFIRQQEELLHLLRDASHKDLDAIRVPISILPFIRMKIGDVFQFLIAHNERHMQQAKRNLMSQKHLLA, from the coding sequence ATGCAAACGGTCAACAGAAAAGAACTGCTGCAAAGGCTCGACGAACAGGTCGAGCGGCACATTGCCGACACAGTCGCATTGTTTCAAAACCGCGACGACCACTTTCTGAACCTTCCTTCCGACACCGGCGGTTGGAGCATTGCCCAGTGCCTCGATCACCTGAATAGCTACGGACGTTATTATCTGCCCAGAATACGCGAGAAGCTGGATGCCGCTCCGCCGGCGCCGGGAGAAGGATTTACGAGTACATGGATGGGCGCTTACTTCACAAAAATGATGGATCCCCAAACAGGCAAGCGTAAATACAAGGCAATCAAGGGGTATATTCCATCCTCGGACCTGGATTCGGCAGCGGTAATTAGCGAGTTTATTCGTCAGCAGGAAGAACTGTTGCACCTGCTGCGGGACGCTTCGCACAAAGACCTCGACGCGATCCGCGTTCCGATATCGATCCTGCCGTTTATCCGCATGAAAATCGGCGATGTCTTCCAGTTCCTGATCGCTCACAACGAGCGCCATATGCAACAAGCTAAACGGAACCTGATGTCACAAAAGCATTTATTAGCCTGA
- a CDS encoding cyclic nucleotide-binding domain-containing protein has protein sequence MEEPLKLLHSVVQAIYPLDADDWLALSRIWKPFSARRKEIVSVAGETERYIYFVTEGVQRIYYLDDRDREATIAFTYRPSFGGIIDSALLEVHSRYYYETLTPSHFIRASYAEFRDLAMERPAIERMLRTGIMQTFSGILERLVEVQCFSSEDKFRNLLKRSPHILQLVPHKYLANYLGIDPTNFSKLVNKVRI, from the coding sequence ATGGAGGAACCGCTAAAATTGCTTCACTCGGTCGTTCAGGCCATTTATCCGCTCGATGCGGACGATTGGCTCGCTTTGTCGCGTATCTGGAAGCCATTCTCGGCCCGGAGAAAGGAGATTGTTTCCGTGGCCGGCGAAACGGAACGGTATATCTATTTCGTAACCGAGGGGGTCCAACGGATTTACTATCTCGACGACCGGGACCGCGAAGCGACGATCGCATTTACTTACCGGCCGTCGTTCGGCGGGATCATCGATTCGGCCCTGCTGGAAGTTCACTCAAGGTATTATTACGAAACGCTGACGCCATCCCACTTTATCCGCGCTTCCTACGCCGAATTCAGGGATCTGGCGATGGAGCGGCCGGCGATCGAGCGGATGCTGCGCACGGGAATCATGCAGACGTTTTCCGGTATCTTGGAGCGGCTCGTGGAAGTACAATGCTTTTCGTCGGAAGACAAATTCAGGAACCTGCTTAAACGCAGCCCGCATATCCTGCAACTCGTCCCGCACAAATACCTTGCAAACTACCTGGGCATCGACCCCACGAATTTCAGCAAACTGGTTAACAAGGTACGGATCTGA
- a CDS encoding bifunctional alpha,alpha-trehalose-phosphate synthase (UDP-forming)/trehalose-phosphatase — MESLSQSVNGGRLVIVAYRLPFKVVRDGDVSRLFQNSGGLVSAVLSLVKDQQSQAFDTHQKIQWIGFSENTPEELDGQSMENENFHAHPVFIPAELNENYYEGFCNNLIWPLCHYFPSLAHFHDVYFEAYQEAHQLFFEKVREVIRPGDVVWVQDYQLMLLPQMIRNAFPDNKIGFFFHIPFPSFEIFRLLPVMWRKAIVDGILGADVVGFHTNDYVEYFLKAARLVSELGNKLHYINMGNRIVKVDSFPISIDFDKFNDAYDDPEVAAARSEARQSLKDKIIFSVDRLDYSKGIIHRLQGYQRFLEQNPQWYEKVSFVMVVVPSRDTIEQYQQMKSDIDQTVGKINADFGTISWQPIIYQYRSMPYHELVGMYTASDVALITPVRDGMNLVCKEYVASRQDGRGVLILSEMAGAAAELGEALIINPLDRQNIADAIKTAFEMPDEEQNKRMEAMRERIRDYDVFAWTNDFFTQMTMLELEHDRLRQVFLNNKGIDAIRSAYQSSNNRILFFDYDGTLAPIVPDPAKAIMSEDMRKLLHEIAKRDTVVIVSGRDRYFLDKLFSDLPVHMIAEHGALIKTRDSGGWQLNEGYEENWKDSIRPMMQIYAKRCPGAFVEEKETALAWHYRTADDKEYASRRAQELLWQLKNYIQPELNLQVIDGNKVVEVKKTAFNKGTATRTFAEAGDYDFILAIGDDTTDEDMFEALPESSFTIKIGDDLSAARNHIRSQDEVFHFLHFMVSPVGE, encoded by the coding sequence ATGGAAAGTTTATCTCAGTCAGTCAACGGAGGGAGGCTTGTCATAGTCGCATACCGGTTACCGTTCAAGGTAGTCCGCGACGGTGATGTTTCCCGATTATTTCAGAATTCCGGCGGCCTTGTTTCCGCCGTACTTTCGCTGGTAAAGGATCAACAGAGCCAGGCCTTCGATACCCACCAGAAAATCCAGTGGATCGGTTTTTCGGAGAATACGCCCGAAGAGCTCGACGGGCAGTCGATGGAAAACGAGAACTTCCATGCCCATCCGGTTTTTATACCCGCGGAGCTCAACGAAAATTACTATGAGGGCTTCTGTAACAACCTGATATGGCCGCTTTGCCATTATTTTCCCTCGCTCGCGCACTTCCACGACGTCTATTTCGAAGCGTATCAGGAAGCGCATCAATTGTTTTTTGAAAAGGTGAGGGAAGTGATACGGCCGGGGGATGTCGTTTGGGTGCAGGACTACCAGCTGATGCTCCTGCCGCAAATGATCCGGAATGCTTTTCCCGACAACAAGATCGGCTTCTTTTTCCACATTCCGTTCCCGTCTTTCGAGATATTCAGGCTGCTGCCGGTGATGTGGCGAAAGGCGATCGTAGACGGTATTCTCGGGGCCGATGTGGTGGGTTTTCACACCAATGATTATGTGGAGTATTTCCTGAAAGCGGCGCGACTTGTCTCCGAATTGGGGAATAAATTGCATTACATCAACATGGGCAACCGGATCGTCAAGGTCGATTCGTTTCCTATCAGCATCGATTTTGACAAGTTTAACGACGCCTACGACGATCCTGAGGTCGCTGCGGCACGTTCGGAGGCCCGGCAGTCGCTGAAAGACAAGATCATATTCTCCGTCGACCGCCTCGATTATTCCAAAGGCATTATTCATCGTTTGCAGGGATACCAGCGCTTTCTCGAACAGAACCCGCAATGGTATGAAAAGGTGTCGTTTGTGATGGTGGTCGTGCCCTCGCGTGACACCATCGAGCAGTACCAGCAGATGAAATCGGATATCGATCAAACGGTAGGCAAGATCAACGCCGATTTCGGGACCATTTCCTGGCAGCCGATCATTTACCAGTACCGCTCCATGCCGTACCACGAGCTCGTAGGAATGTACACCGCAAGCGACGTGGCGCTTATTACGCCCGTTCGCGACGGGATGAACCTCGTGTGCAAGGAGTACGTCGCCAGCCGTCAGGATGGCCGGGGAGTATTGATTTTGAGCGAAATGGCCGGTGCTGCCGCCGAGCTGGGCGAAGCGCTGATTATCAACCCGCTCGACCGCCAGAATATCGCCGATGCGATCAAAACGGCGTTCGAAATGCCCGATGAGGAGCAAAACAAACGAATGGAGGCCATGCGCGAAAGGATCCGTGATTACGATGTATTCGCATGGACCAATGACTTTTTTACCCAAATGACAATGCTTGAACTAGAACACGACCGGTTGCGCCAGGTTTTCCTGAACAACAAAGGCATCGACGCGATCCGGTCGGCTTACCAGTCTTCAAACAACCGGATCCTGTTTTTCGATTACGACGGCACGCTTGCGCCCATCGTTCCTGACCCCGCCAAGGCGATTATGTCCGAGGACATGAGGAAATTGCTGCACGAAATCGCGAAGCGCGATACCGTGGTGATCGTCAGCGGCCGCGACCGTTATTTCCTGGATAAGTTATTCAGCGATCTCCCGGTTCATATGATCGCCGAGCATGGCGCCCTGATCAAAACGAGGGATTCGGGCGGGTGGCAGCTCAATGAAGGTTATGAGGAAAACTGGAAAGACAGTATCCGCCCGATGATGCAGATCTATGCCAAACGCTGTCCCGGCGCATTTGTGGAGGAGAAAGAAACGGCACTGGCATGGCATTACCGTACCGCCGACGACAAGGAATATGCCAGCCGCCGCGCCCAGGAGCTTCTCTGGCAACTGAAAAATTACATCCAGCCGGAACTGAACCTGCAGGTGATCGACGGCAACAAGGTGGTGGAGGTGAAAAAGACGGCCTTCAACAAAGGCACGGCCACGCGGACATTTGCCGAAGCTGGCGATTATGACTTCATTCTCGCAATCGGCGACGATACGACCGACGAAGACATGTTCGAGGCGTTGCCGGAGAGCTCTTTTACGATCAAGATCGGCGACGACCTTTCGGCCGCACGCAACCATATCCGCAGCCAGGACGAAGTTTTTCATTTCCTGCATTTTATGGTTTCGCCGGTAGGCGAGTAG
- a CDS encoding DoxX family protein has product MVVKIINGVLILVAVFMGLKQGWAMLTGKAEMLDLFGKWGFNKAGVMVNGIVTIISALLILYPKTFVWGNFLMAAAILMIICFHLLEKDLKGMAIELPFLFLNLVIIYLQHPFTGK; this is encoded by the coding sequence ATGGTAGTTAAAATCATCAACGGCGTTCTGATCCTTGTAGCCGTATTCATGGGCCTGAAACAAGGTTGGGCGATGCTCACCGGTAAAGCGGAGATGCTCGACCTGTTCGGAAAGTGGGGGTTTAACAAAGCCGGCGTGATGGTCAACGGCATCGTCACGATCATCAGTGCATTGCTCATCTTGTACCCTAAAACATTTGTCTGGGGAAACTTTCTGATGGCAGCCGCCATCCTGATGATCATCTGTTTCCATTTGCTGGAAAAGGATTTAAAAGGTATGGCGATCGAGCTCCCGTTTCTGTTTTTGAACCTGGTGATTATTTATTTGCAACACCCATTTACAGGCAAATAA
- a CDS encoding SDR family oxidoreductase codes for MNEQKTIFITGTSSGLGKLTAKYFAQNGWNVAATMRTPAKETELTAYPNIRIFELDVTDAGQVKAAVGQTIEAFGRVDVVVNNAGMGTYGALELAKEADIDWQFAVNTRGPINVIRAFLPHFRANGGGMFINISSFMGVTTAVPLGSLYNMSKFALEGLTEGLYYELKPLNIELRLVEQGGSKGNNFKESIVWNANPEITAYDRLTRKLQSIMEQPDESQLDDPMDIVRVIHQLATREIDSFRNVIGATGNQLLQMRQSMPIEEYMEAMRGFF; via the coding sequence ATGAATGAGCAAAAAACAATTTTTATAACCGGTACCAGCTCCGGGCTCGGTAAACTGACCGCTAAGTACTTTGCCCAAAACGGCTGGAACGTGGCGGCGACCATGCGTACGCCCGCGAAGGAGACGGAACTGACCGCCTACCCGAACATCAGGATTTTCGAACTCGACGTGACGGATGCAGGTCAGGTGAAAGCGGCTGTCGGACAGACAATCGAAGCATTCGGCAGGGTCGATGTGGTGGTTAATAACGCGGGAATGGGCACCTACGGCGCGCTCGAACTGGCGAAAGAGGCGGATATCGACTGGCAGTTTGCTGTAAACACGCGCGGCCCGATCAATGTGATCCGCGCATTCCTTCCGCATTTCAGGGCGAATGGGGGAGGTATGTTCATCAACATCAGTTCGTTCATGGGCGTTACCACCGCCGTACCGCTGGGGTCGCTCTATAATATGTCCAAATTTGCGCTTGAAGGCTTAACCGAGGGCTTGTATTATGAATTGAAACCACTGAATATCGAACTGCGGCTGGTCGAGCAGGGCGGTTCGAAAGGAAATAATTTTAAGGAAAGCATTGTCTGGAATGCCAACCCTGAAATCACGGCTTACGATCGGCTGACCCGAAAATTGCAATCCATCATGGAGCAGCCAGACGAGAGCCAGCTGGACGACCCGATGGACATCGTCCGGGTTATTCACCAGCTCGCTACCCGGGAGATCGATTCTTTCCGCAATGTGATCGGCGCAACCGGGAATCAGTTGCTGCAAATGCGCCAATCCATGCCGATTGAGGAATATATGGAGGCTATGCGCGGTTTCTTTTAA
- a CDS encoding helix-turn-helix domain-containing protein, with product MEQVPPVRNQAEEVRALQDTIYVIGGKWRLPIINSICNGNKRFREIERSIPGITTRMLSRELKEMEMNKLIKRTVYPDSPVLVEYESTPYCKTFGNIILAMIEWGKEHKKYVTEQPARKISSSE from the coding sequence ATGGAACAGGTTCCACCGGTCAGAAACCAGGCAGAAGAAGTCAGGGCGTTACAGGACACCATTTACGTCATCGGCGGTAAATGGAGGTTGCCCATTATCAACTCGATATGCAATGGTAACAAGCGTTTCCGCGAGATAGAAAGAAGCATTCCGGGCATTACGACAAGAATGCTTTCACGCGAATTGAAGGAAATGGAGATGAACAAGCTGATTAAACGGACAGTATACCCCGACTCTCCGGTGCTTGTAGAATATGAGTCGACGCCCTACTGCAAAACGTTTGGAAATATCATCCTTGCAATGATCGAATGGGGCAAAGAGCACAAAAAGTACGTTACCGAACAACCAGCCAGGAAAATATCTTCGTCCGAATAA
- a CDS encoding NUDIX domain-containing protein codes for MIDKLALVYIEDQKILAAKSRGRDTYYIPGGKREPGESDEEALVREIGEELSLVLDPVLLKFYGEFEAQAHGQPEGVLVRLRCYTTTERGEVRAAAEIDDVSWLRYADRPKVSLAAQLLFDDLVAKRLIV; via the coding sequence ATGATCGACAAGCTGGCGCTGGTTTACATTGAAGACCAAAAAATACTTGCTGCAAAAAGCCGCGGGCGCGACACCTATTACATTCCGGGCGGTAAGCGCGAACCGGGTGAATCGGACGAAGAGGCACTGGTGCGTGAAATCGGGGAAGAGCTGAGCCTGGTGCTGGACCCGGTATTGCTGAAATTCTACGGGGAGTTCGAGGCGCAGGCTCATGGGCAGCCGGAGGGAGTGCTGGTTCGGCTGAGATGCTACACGACCACGGAAAGGGGAGAAGTAAGGGCAGCCGCCGAAATTGACGATGTTTCGTGGCTCCGCTATGCCGACAGGCCGAAGGTGTCGCTGGCCGCACAACTGCTTTTCGACGATCTGGTGGCGAAAAGGCTCATCGTGTGA
- a CDS encoding GNAT family N-acetyltransferase: MIHLRRTDSDDPDFQSLVKLLDADLALRDGADHGFYAQFNKIDRIRHVVVCYENNQPVGCGAIKAFSDDAMEVKRMYVSPAGRNRGIATRVLGELETWASEMGYGKCVLETGKRQPEAIGLYEKNGYTRTPNYGQYAGVENSVCFEKVLKN; the protein is encoded by the coding sequence ATGATCCATTTAAGAAGAACCGACTCCGACGACCCGGATTTTCAATCTCTCGTGAAACTTCTCGATGCCGACCTTGCCCTACGCGACGGCGCAGATCACGGTTTTTACGCACAATTCAACAAAATCGACAGGATCAGGCACGTTGTCGTATGCTATGAAAATAACCAGCCGGTCGGTTGCGGGGCCATCAAGGCGTTCAGCGACGATGCTATGGAGGTAAAAAGGATGTACGTGTCGCCCGCCGGCCGCAACAGAGGCATTGCCACCCGGGTGCTGGGTGAGCTGGAAACCTGGGCATCTGAAATGGGTTACGGCAAATGCGTGCTGGAAACCGGTAAACGTCAGCCGGAGGCTATCGGGCTCTATGAAAAGAACGGCTACACGCGTACGCCCAACTATGGGCAGTACGCGGGGGTGGAAAACAGCGTTTGTTTCGAAAAGGTTTTAAAGAACTAG
- a CDS encoding MFS transporter — MGKIRNYRWIIVVLLFLATTINYLDRQIIGLLKPILEKEFAWTETDFARIVMAFTAAYAIGLLVFGWLIDKIGTKLGYAFTIVFWSVAGMLHAVARSAFGFGVARVGLGLGEAGNYPAAVKTVAEWFPKKERALATGLFNAGTSIGVVVALLLVPWILSHYGWQEVFWITGALGFVWLVFWLFLYDIPVNQKRLSREELHYILSGQEQDENEAEKQPVKWLKLFTFPQTWAYITGKGLIDPIYWFFLFWLPSYFASTFNLDLKKPSFELMLIYTATTVGSIGGGYLSSLLIKRGWLTLKARKTVLLCLAFCELSVILIQFSSGVWMAVGLISLAVALHQAWATNVFTLPSDLFPKQAVSSVVGIGGMAGAVGGILFPILIGSLLDTYKAAGNIQAGYNIIFTICGFTYLVAWLIIHWLTRTPKVVELEELQ, encoded by the coding sequence ATGGGGAAAATCAGGAATTACCGCTGGATCATCGTGGTCCTGCTGTTTCTCGCCACGACTATCAACTACCTCGACAGGCAGATCATAGGATTGCTGAAACCTATTCTCGAGAAGGAATTCGCATGGACGGAAACCGATTTTGCCCGCATAGTCATGGCATTTACGGCCGCCTACGCCATCGGGTTACTGGTTTTCGGCTGGTTGATCGACAAGATCGGCACCAAGCTCGGTTATGCTTTCACAATTGTTTTCTGGAGTGTCGCGGGAATGCTCCATGCCGTTGCCCGGAGTGCTTTCGGATTTGGTGTCGCACGGGTCGGATTAGGTTTGGGCGAGGCCGGTAATTATCCTGCGGCGGTAAAAACAGTGGCCGAATGGTTCCCGAAAAAGGAGCGGGCCCTGGCTACGGGACTTTTCAACGCCGGGACCAGCATCGGCGTAGTGGTCGCATTGCTCCTTGTACCCTGGATACTGAGCCACTATGGCTGGCAGGAGGTGTTCTGGATCACGGGCGCGTTGGGTTTTGTATGGCTGGTTTTCTGGCTGTTCCTTTATGATATTCCCGTCAACCAAAAGCGGTTGAGCCGGGAAGAACTGCATTATATTCTGAGCGGTCAGGAACAGGACGAAAACGAGGCTGAAAAGCAGCCTGTTAAATGGTTGAAGCTCTTCACGTTTCCGCAAACCTGGGCTTATATCACCGGCAAAGGTCTTATCGACCCTATTTACTGGTTCTTCCTGTTCTGGTTGCCGTCCTATTTCGCTTCTACCTTCAACCTGGACCTCAAAAAGCCGAGTTTCGAATTAATGCTGATTTATACGGCTACTACGGTGGGCAGCATCGGAGGCGGTTATCTTTCGTCCCTGCTGATCAAACGAGGCTGGCTCACTTTGAAGGCAAGGAAAACAGTGCTGCTGTGCCTGGCGTTCTGTGAACTGTCGGTGATACTGATCCAGTTTTCCAGCGGCGTCTGGATGGCCGTAGGATTGATCAGCCTGGCGGTCGCCTTGCACCAGGCCTGGGCGACGAACGTGTTCACATTACCGTCCGATCTCTTTCCGAAGCAGGCAGTAAGTTCGGTCGTAGGCATAGGCGGGATGGCCGGCGCGGTGGGCGGGATCCTTTTCCCGATCCTGATCGGCAGCCTGCTCGACACCTACAAGGCTGCGGGAAATATCCAGGCAGGCTATAACATCATTTTTACGATCTGCGGTTTTACCTATCTTGTGGCCTGGCTCATCATCCACTGGCTCACCAGGACGCCCAAAGTAGTAGAACTCGAAGAATTACAATGA
- a CDS encoding bifunctional 4-hydroxy-2-oxoglutarate aldolase/2-dehydro-3-deoxy-phosphogluconate aldolase, which produces MSECTFSWELFNKAPLVGIIRNVSPEDVKRILPIYREAGLTTVEITMNTPGATDMIRYALENEHYGLNIGAGTVCTKDDLELALDAGAQFIVTPVLNKKVVKSCVKKGIPVFPGAYTPTEIFNAWSLGATMVKIYPATALGPDYIKDLKAPMNQLKLLPTGGVSLENMTAFLKAGANGLGIGGQLFDKKLIRDKNWDALKAHFLQFVQKLT; this is translated from the coding sequence ATGAGTGAGTGTACATTTTCATGGGAGTTGTTCAACAAGGCGCCGCTGGTCGGTATTATCCGCAATGTCTCGCCCGAGGACGTGAAACGCATTCTGCCCATTTACCGGGAAGCCGGGCTAACCACCGTCGAAATCACCATGAACACACCCGGCGCGACGGACATGATCCGCTACGCCCTGGAAAACGAACATTACGGATTGAATATCGGAGCCGGAACGGTGTGTACTAAAGACGACCTGGAACTGGCGCTCGATGCGGGGGCGCAGTTTATCGTGACGCCGGTTTTGAACAAAAAAGTGGTGAAATCCTGCGTGAAAAAGGGTATCCCGGTGTTTCCCGGTGCCTACACACCCACGGAGATCTTCAACGCATGGTCGCTGGGAGCGACGATGGTGAAGATTTACCCGGCCACGGCACTTGGACCGGATTATATCAAAGATCTGAAAGCACCCATGAATCAGCTGAAATTGCTGCCCACAGGGGGCGTTAGCCTCGAAAACATGACTGCTTTTCTTAAAGCCGGAGCCAATGGGCTGGGGATAGGCGGGCAGTTGTTCGATAAAAAACTGATCCGGGACAAGAACTGGGACGCTTTGAAAGCACATTTCCTTCAATTCGTACAAAAACTCACTTAA
- a CDS encoding 2-dehydro-3-deoxygalactonokinase — translation MPIVLSGMASSSIGMQELPYARLPFSVDGSHLGMEHYDETDAFPHEVILISGVRSDHDVMRGEETQLIGLGAAMDLSGRDAIFILPGTHSKHMFVRDGRLIDFKTFMTGEVFNLMANHSILKDSIDHYRQPDFNAEAASAFRKGIRESGSGNILNALFTVRTNQLFDLLDKRENGMFLSGLLIGYEIRDLTRETDAHLVLCGGNNLYQLYKAAIETLGLSGRATVIPSEIVDRAATAGHIRIFENQNLTLNKTNL, via the coding sequence ATGCCCATCGTGCTTTCCGGTATGGCCTCGTCGTCGATCGGTATGCAGGAACTGCCTTATGCCCGCTTGCCCTTTTCCGTGGACGGAAGCCATCTGGGAATGGAGCATTATGACGAAACGGACGCCTTTCCCCACGAGGTAATCCTCATTTCCGGTGTAAGGAGCGACCACGATGTCATGCGGGGCGAAGAGACTCAACTTATTGGCCTGGGCGCGGCCATGGACCTCTCCGGTCGGGATGCGATATTTATCCTTCCGGGCACGCATTCGAAACATATGTTTGTCCGTGATGGCCGACTGATCGATTTCAAAACTTTCATGACGGGCGAGGTTTTCAACCTCATGGCAAATCACAGCATTCTGAAAGATTCCATCGACCATTACCGCCAGCCCGATTTCAATGCAGAAGCCGCGAGCGCCTTCCGCAAAGGCATACGCGAGTCGGGTTCGGGAAATATTTTAAATGCATTGTTTACAGTAAGAACCAACCAGCTCTTTGATTTACTGGATAAGCGGGAGAACGGGATGTTTCTCAGCGGGCTGCTGATTGGCTACGAAATCCGTGATCTTACCCGGGAAACCGACGCGCATTTGGTGCTATGCGGCGGGAATAATCTATATCAATTGTACAAAGCCGCGATCGAAACGCTGGGGCTATCCGGCAGGGCGACGGTCATTCCCTCAGAAATCGTCGACCGTGCAGCAACCGCAGGACATATCCGGATTTTTGAAAATCAGAATTTAACATTGAATAAAACAAATTTATGA